GGGTGCCTCCTCCGGGCGCTGGGGAGCGGTCGCTGCCCACGGGCTGTCCCTttgccccggcccggccggggccgTGGGGCGGCGGCGAGGGTGAGCGGCCCCCGGAGGGCATTTCCcggaggcagcggggccgggaCCCGGCAGGAAATGGAAGGATGAAGTGTGCAGCCGGAGCGGTGATGTGCCTTCTCTCCTCGCTTTCCCCTGCAGGAACGTAATCCGCAATGCTAGTTCTCAGGTTGCTCAATGTTGTCGCTCCAGCCTACTTCTTGTGCATCTCCCTAGTGACCTTCGTCCTCCAGATCTTTGTCTTCATCCCCAGCATGTTCAGAGACCCTTCCACCACCCcacttttctctcctgctctgctgcatggggccctcttcctcttcctctcagCTAACGCCCTGGGCAACTACGTCCTTGTGATCCAGAGCTCCCCTGAGGACTTGGGCAAGGGCTTAAACTTGGGCGAAGGAGCCGAAGTGGTGGTGGACTGGCTGGATGGAAGCAGGTCCCCTGGCTCAGCCTTGCCCAGCACTCACTTCTGTAGACTGTGTGCCAGAGTCACCCAGAGGCATGACCACCACTGTTTCTTCACAGGGAACTGCATCGGGAGCAGGAACATGCGAAACTTCATCATGTTCTGCCTCTACACCTCCCTGGCTTGCCTCGACTCCCTGGTGACAGGCATGGCTTACATTTCTGCTGCACTCTCTATGTCTTTTGCGAACCCGCTGGCCTTCCTCACTCTTCTGCCTCACTCCATCAGCCAGTTCTTCTCAGGTAAGGACTCCTTCTTCGGCGATGAggagcatcctcctcctccagggctcccagggtgggggggacatGATGTACCTCGGATAGCTGTGTGTGGGGAGCGGTGGTGGGGAAATGGGCAAGAGGAACAATTGGCTGTGTTCAACAAAGCCCTCTTTAGAGGCTACAGACAGCCTTTGCAAAGGACTTTGCTTCACCTGAAATAGGGGCTGGGACCCACTCCACGTTACAGCCACAGCACTATTGCTAATGCATTAGGCTCTGGAAAACACCCCATAACCAGCTTGCCGGTGATAGAATAGGGCTATCTGTCATGCAGGGAGTGTGTTGTGATTAGGTGGAGGAGAAGGATTTCACTCATTGTAGTGCAGGTAAGGGGGATCTTTTGCCGGTCCTACAGGCAGGGGTGGGAGGTCTGTAGGTTTTTGCATCCTGCAAGTTTGCAGGTTCACCATATCCCAGTGGAGATATTCTCATTCTTTTCATCCAGGTCCACTCACCCCCTCCACTCTCACCTGCCTCCTGCCTCCTGGCAGCACAAACTTACTGAGATCTTGCCATCCTTCCAGCACAGGAGAATTGGGGTTCAGGCAATAGAAACCAAGAGATGAGTTAATGTGACATGATTAGCTACCTCTCTCGTGACCCCACTCTGGGACATAAGTCCACAGGGAGCCAGGGGAAATTCTCTGTGCCTGCTCTTTGCAAGAGCTCCACACCAAAATCAAATATCTCTTtctccttgtccccatcccttatccttctgcttctcctccttttccctctctccgTGCCTTTCCACAAATCTCCACAACCCTTCCccctcctgcttctgctcccatagttcttcctctgctcttccagCCTTGACTCTTCACCTTTCAACATGCCTTCAAATTCTCCAACTTCAACCCTTTCTCTGTCCAAACCCAAGACCTAGATAAAACCTGGTCTCAGAGAAGGGACTACGCAGACAGCCTAGACTGTTACTCTGCCCTGAAAGCAACTGCAGAAAAATGCCATTTCCCCCCCTATACAGCTCGTGCCTCGCACACTTAGATCAGCTTTCATTAGACTAAAATAGGTATCCCATATATTTTAGCTTTGCAGGTTCAGCTGAGCTCAGTAAGAAGGGCCTGGAGTCTGTTTTGGCTCGTGCACCATCACCAGAAATGTTGATTATGATCTAAGCGTGGAGTCTCCGCTGCTGGGGATACAGGAGCCAGAGAGGCCCCAGCTTGCTTTTCGGATTCCAGGCTGGGTTTGCAGGGTTGccatctgaaaacaaacaaatatctCTCTACTTGGCAAATTAGCAGATTTGTCATGGTAATCACTGAGAGACAATAAACATGAAATCCTGCCACGACATTTTTATGGAGTCATATTTCCAAGTAGAAGAATTTTTGTAAATAATGTTGCATGAGCTTCACTAGCATTAAAAACACTGGGAATGATTTTGCCTTGTGCCAAAGCTCCACTCAGCACAGCAGCctgggagggggagcaggggtgTAGAAGGAGATTATTAAGGAATTAGTTCTCACTCTCTGAGGGCTCATCTACACCGAGCTGGGCCCTGGCATATGTTTGAAGAGCCACTGAAGTGCCCCAGCTCTGGTGTCAGCAACTGCAGTGCCAAAGACAGCATGTGGGCAGTGTTTGAGTGGGACACAAGGGGTCTGGGtgcaggctgggagctgggagccaGAACACCCTtgagaggcagcagcacc
The Gavia stellata isolate bGavSte3 chromosome 7, bGavSte3.hap2, whole genome shotgun sequence genome window above contains:
- the ZDHHC22 gene encoding palmitoyltransferase ZDHHC22; translated protein: MLVLRLLNVVAPAYFLCISLVTFVLQIFVFIPSMFRDPSTTPLFSPALLHGALFLFLSANALGNYVLVIQSSPEDLGKGLNLGEGAEVVVDWLDGSRSPGSALPSTHFCRLCARVTQRHDHHCFFTGNCIGSRNMRNFIMFCLYTSLACLDSLVTGMAYISAALSMSFANPLAFLTLLPHSISQFFSGALLSSEMFVILMLYLWLGIGLACAGFCCHQMLLILRGQTRYQVRKGMVVRARPWRENLQEVFGKRWLLGLLIPVLNVGSDYHRQKEK